In Streptomyces dangxiongensis, one DNA window encodes the following:
- a CDS encoding DMT family protein translates to MVCALGAAVCFGTATVLQAVAARAAVADGGGGDAALLLRALRQWRYLAGLALDGLGFLLQIVALRSLPIYAVGAALAASLAVTAVVAARLLRVRLSGVEWAAVGVVCAGLALLGLASGAEGEREGPDWLRYAMVVTAVCVLLLGAAGGRLTGRARALLLGLGAGFGFGVVEVAVRLIDSLRPADLLTNPATYALLLGGGAAFLLLTSALQRGSVTTATAGIVIGETLGPAAVGVVWLGDRTREGLGWLAALGFAVAVAGALLLARFGEAPTAQEV, encoded by the coding sequence ATGGTGTGCGCCCTCGGCGCGGCGGTCTGCTTCGGTACGGCGACGGTGTTGCAGGCGGTGGCCGCGCGGGCGGCGGTCGCCGACGGGGGCGGCGGGGACGCGGCGCTGCTGCTGCGGGCGCTGCGGCAGTGGCGGTACCTGGCCGGCCTCGCGCTGGACGGGCTCGGGTTCCTGCTCCAGATCGTGGCGCTGCGGTCACTGCCCATCTACGCGGTGGGCGCGGCGCTGGCGGCGAGCCTCGCGGTGACGGCGGTGGTGGCGGCGCGGCTGCTGCGGGTCCGGCTGAGCGGGGTGGAGTGGGCCGCCGTGGGCGTGGTGTGCGCGGGCCTCGCCCTGCTGGGACTGGCCTCGGGCGCGGAGGGCGAGCGGGAGGGACCGGACTGGCTGCGGTACGCGATGGTGGTCACGGCGGTGTGTGTGCTGCTGCTCGGCGCGGCCGGCGGCCGCCTCACGGGCCGGGCCCGCGCCCTGCTCCTGGGGCTCGGCGCCGGGTTCGGGTTCGGGGTGGTGGAGGTGGCGGTACGGCTGATCGACTCGCTGCGCCCGGCCGACCTGCTCACCAACCCGGCGACGTACGCCCTGCTGCTCGGCGGCGGCGCCGCGTTCCTGCTCCTCACCTCGGCCCTCCAGCGGGGCTCGGTGACGACCGCCACCGCCGGCATAGTCATCGGCGAGACGCTCGGCCCCGCCGCGGTGGGCGTGGTCTGGCTCGGCGACCGGACGCGGGAGGGCCTGGGCTGGTTGGCGGCCCTGGGCTTCGCGGTGGCGGTGGCGGGAGCCCTCCTGCTGGCCCGCTTCGGCGAGGCACCGACGGCGCAGGAGGTCTGA
- the trpS gene encoding tryptophan--tRNA ligase, whose amino-acid sequence MAIDRPRVLSGIQPTAGSFHLGNYLGAVRQWVALQESHDAFYMVVDLHAITVAQDPAELRANTRLAAAQLLAAGLDPDRCTLFVQSHVAEHAQLAWVMNCLTGFGEASRMTQFKDKSARQGADRASVGLFTYPVLQVADILLYQANEVPVGEDQRQHIELTRDLAERFNGRFGATFTIPEPYILRETAKIYDLQDPTVKMSKSASTPKGLINLLDEPRATAKKVKSAVTDTDTVIRYDTENKPGVSNLLTIYSTLTGKPVAQLEQEYEGKMYGALKTDLAEIMVEFVTPFRERTQQYLDDSETLDSILAKGAEKARAVAAETLAQAYDRVGFLPAKH is encoded by the coding sequence ATGGCCATTGACCGACCCCGCGTGCTCTCCGGAATCCAGCCCACCGCAGGCTCGTTCCACCTCGGCAACTACCTCGGCGCCGTCCGCCAGTGGGTGGCCCTCCAGGAGTCCCACGACGCGTTCTACATGGTCGTCGACCTGCACGCGATCACGGTGGCGCAGGACCCGGCCGAGCTGCGGGCCAACACCCGCCTGGCCGCCGCACAGCTACTGGCCGCCGGCCTGGACCCGGACCGCTGCACGCTGTTCGTGCAGAGCCACGTCGCCGAGCACGCCCAGCTCGCCTGGGTCATGAACTGCCTCACCGGCTTCGGCGAGGCGAGCCGGATGACCCAGTTCAAGGACAAGTCCGCCCGGCAGGGCGCCGACCGCGCCTCCGTCGGCCTGTTCACCTACCCGGTCCTCCAGGTCGCCGACATCCTGCTGTACCAGGCGAACGAGGTGCCGGTCGGCGAGGACCAGCGCCAGCACATCGAGCTGACCCGCGACCTCGCCGAGCGGTTCAACGGCCGCTTCGGCGCGACGTTCACGATCCCGGAGCCGTACATCCTCCGCGAGACGGCGAAGATCTACGATCTCCAGGACCCGACGGTCAAGATGAGCAAGTCGGCGTCCACGCCGAAGGGCCTGATCAACCTCCTCGACGAGCCGAGGGCCACGGCCAAGAAGGTCAAGAGCGCGGTCACCGACACCGACACGGTGATCCGCTACGACACCGAGAACAAGCCGGGCGTGTCGAACCTCCTCACCATCTACTCCACGCTCACCGGCAAGCCGGTCGCCCAGTTGGAGCAGGAGTACGAGGGCAAGATGTACGGCGCGCTCAAGACCGACCTCGCCGAGATCATGGTCGAGTTCGTGACGCCGTTCCGCGAGCGCACCCAGCAGTACCTGGACGACTCCGAGACGCTGGACTCCATCCTGGCCAAGGGTGCCGAGAAGGCGCGCGCCGTCGCCGCCGAGACGCTTGCCCAGGCGTACGACCGCGTGGGCTTCCTCCCGGCCAAGCACTGA
- a CDS encoding SCO4848 family membrane protein encodes MKLSRPVSWFLLAFGVWSWVIWVTFVKNLVKDSSGLAFDDGHPTAYFWVHLLLAVVSFVLGTVVGGIGLRGLRALRRTS; translated from the coding sequence ATGAAGCTCAGCCGCCCGGTCTCCTGGTTCCTGCTCGCCTTCGGGGTGTGGAGCTGGGTCATCTGGGTCACTTTCGTCAAGAACCTCGTCAAGGACAGCAGCGGGCTCGCCTTCGACGACGGTCACCCGACCGCGTACTTCTGGGTGCACCTGCTGCTGGCGGTCGTCTCCTTCGTATTGGGGACGGTCGTCGGAGGCATCGGGTTGCGCGGTCTGCGCGCACTGCGCCGGACGTCATAA
- a CDS encoding YihY/virulence factor BrkB family protein translates to MDWLKKLPGIGPVVTRLMATHAWRSYERLDRVKWTRLAAAMTFVSFVALFPLLTVAAAVTAATLSPASQKTVEHKIAEQFPGLSEQLDLTSLVENAGTVGVIAGAVLLFTGVGWVGQVRDCLRAVWELPDREENPLVTKAKDAGILFGFGGALLVTLAISILASAAVGRLSRQIGLAEHGWGSVLLQVVAFVVAVLADFLVLLYVLTLLPGVEPPRRRLLVSALLGAVGFELLKLLLSGYVQGVAAKSMYGAFGVPVALLLWINFTAKLVLFCASWTATPSKDAGLSDVPGAASDRAAATGG, encoded by the coding sequence ATGGACTGGCTGAAGAAGCTCCCCGGCATCGGGCCGGTGGTCACCCGGCTGATGGCCACGCACGCGTGGCGGTCGTACGAACGGCTGGACCGGGTGAAGTGGACCCGGCTGGCCGCCGCCATGACGTTCGTCAGCTTCGTGGCCCTGTTCCCGCTGCTGACCGTGGCCGCCGCGGTCACCGCCGCCACGCTCAGCCCCGCCAGCCAGAAGACCGTCGAACACAAGATCGCCGAGCAGTTCCCGGGCCTCTCCGAGCAACTGGACCTGACCTCCCTGGTGGAGAACGCCGGCACCGTCGGCGTCATCGCGGGCGCGGTGCTGCTGTTCACTGGCGTCGGCTGGGTCGGCCAGGTCCGCGACTGCCTGCGCGCGGTGTGGGAGCTGCCCGACCGCGAGGAGAACCCCCTCGTCACCAAGGCCAAGGACGCCGGCATCCTGTTCGGCTTCGGCGGCGCCCTGCTGGTCACCCTCGCCATCTCCATCCTCGCCTCGGCCGCCGTCGGCCGGCTGTCCCGGCAGATCGGCCTGGCCGAACACGGCTGGGGCAGCGTGCTGCTCCAGGTCGTCGCGTTCGTCGTCGCCGTCCTCGCCGACTTCCTGGTCCTGCTCTACGTCCTGACCCTGCTGCCCGGGGTCGAACCGCCGCGCCGTCGCCTGCTGGTGTCCGCCCTGCTCGGAGCGGTCGGCTTCGAACTGCTGAAGCTGCTGCTCAGCGGCTACGTCCAGGGGGTCGCCGCGAAGAGCATGTACGGCGCCTTCGGCGTCCCCGTGGCCCTGCTGCTGTGGATCAACTTCACGGCCAAGCTCGTGCTGTTCTGCGCCTCCTGGACGGCGACGCCGAGCAAGGACGCCGGACTCAGTGACGTGCCCGGCGCCGCATCAGATCGGGCAGCGGCCACCGGCGGTTGA
- the pdxR gene encoding MocR-like pyridoxine biosynthesis transcription factor PdxR, with translation MARSWATLGVDLHLEPTRAGGLRRGLTDALRDAVRTGRLTPGTRLPSSRTLAADLGIARNTVAETYADLVAEGWLTARQGSGTRVATGVPHSTPVTPAARPAPRRTPAAPAHDLTPGTPDLAAFPRTEWLRAARRALATAPFHALGYGDPHGRPELRTALAGYLARARGVRATPETVVITAGFSHALVILGKVLRERGVRTVAVESYGVDAYWRLLRDAGLTTPALPYDELGTDPRAPGDAGAVLLTPAHQFPMGTPLHPDRRAAVVDWARRTGGLVLEDDYDGEFRYDRQPVGALQGLDPDRVVHLGTASKSLAPGLRLGWMVLPPSLVQGVTAAKGRIDTVGALDQLTLAEFITSGAYDRHVRSARLRYRRRRDALAEAVADHAPDVRVTGIAAGLHAVLRLPPGTEQSVVQAAVWQGLALHGLAFHRHPQARTTPLDALVVGYGTPPDSTWTSTLQALCRVLP, from the coding sequence ATGGCAAGATCCTGGGCCACTCTGGGCGTCGACCTGCACCTCGAACCCACCCGCGCCGGCGGGCTGCGCCGCGGCCTGACCGACGCCCTGCGCGACGCCGTCCGCACCGGCCGCCTCACCCCCGGCACCCGCCTGCCGTCCTCCCGCACCCTCGCCGCCGACCTCGGCATCGCCCGCAACACCGTCGCCGAGACCTACGCCGACCTGGTCGCCGAGGGCTGGCTCACCGCCCGGCAGGGCTCCGGCACCCGGGTGGCCACCGGCGTGCCCCACAGCACCCCGGTGACTCCCGCCGCCCGCCCGGCACCCCGCCGTACCCCCGCGGCGCCGGCCCACGACCTCACCCCCGGCACCCCCGACCTCGCCGCCTTCCCGCGCACCGAATGGCTCCGGGCCGCCCGCCGCGCCCTGGCCACCGCCCCTTTCCACGCCCTCGGCTACGGCGACCCGCACGGCCGGCCCGAACTGCGCACCGCCCTCGCCGGCTACCTCGCCCGCGCCCGGGGCGTCCGCGCAACCCCGGAGACCGTCGTGATCACCGCGGGCTTCTCGCACGCCCTGGTCATCCTCGGCAAGGTGCTGCGGGAGCGCGGCGTACGGACCGTGGCGGTCGAGTCGTACGGCGTGGACGCGTACTGGCGGCTGCTGCGGGACGCCGGCCTCACCACGCCCGCGCTGCCCTACGACGAACTCGGCACGGACCCGCGGGCACCGGGCGACGCGGGCGCGGTACTGCTCACCCCCGCGCACCAGTTCCCCATGGGCACCCCCTTGCACCCCGACCGCCGGGCCGCCGTCGTCGACTGGGCACGCCGCACCGGCGGACTGGTCCTGGAGGACGACTACGACGGCGAGTTCCGCTACGACCGCCAGCCGGTCGGCGCCCTCCAGGGCCTCGACCCCGACCGGGTCGTGCACCTCGGCACCGCCAGCAAGTCCCTCGCACCCGGACTGCGCCTGGGCTGGATGGTGCTGCCGCCGTCCCTGGTCCAGGGGGTGACCGCGGCGAAGGGCCGCATCGACACGGTGGGCGCGCTGGACCAGCTCACCCTCGCCGAGTTCATCACCTCCGGCGCGTACGACCGCCACGTCCGCTCCGCCCGCCTGCGCTACCGGCGCCGCCGCGACGCCCTCGCCGAGGCCGTCGCCGACCACGCGCCCGACGTGCGGGTGACGGGCATCGCGGCCGGCCTGCACGCGGTGCTGCGCCTGCCCCCTGGCACGGAACAGTCGGTGGTCCAGGCCGCCGTCTGGCAGGGCCTGGCCCTGCACGGCCTCGCCTTCCACCGCCACCCCCAGGCCCGCACCACCCCCCTGGACGCCCTGGTCGTCGGCTACGGCACCCCACCGGACAGCACCTGGACCTCCACCCTGCAAGCCCTGTGCCGGGTACTGCCGTAG
- a CDS encoding nuclear transport factor 2 family protein → MSETRPPCPPFTLETALRKVQAAEDAWNTRDPQRVALAYTPDSVWRNRDLFLTGHAEIVAFLTEKWARELDYALRKNLWSFHGDRIAVRFQYEWHDADGQWWRSYGNELWEFDEHGLMRRREAAINDVAIAEADRRIHGPRAAGDHGPDLPLR, encoded by the coding sequence GTGTCCGAGACCCGCCCGCCCTGCCCCCCGTTCACCCTGGAGACCGCCCTCCGGAAGGTGCAGGCGGCCGAGGACGCCTGGAACACCCGCGACCCGCAGCGGGTCGCGCTGGCCTACACACCCGACTCGGTCTGGCGCAACCGGGACCTGTTCCTCACCGGCCACGCGGAGATCGTCGCCTTCCTGACCGAGAAGTGGGCCCGGGAACTGGACTACGCGCTGCGCAAGAACCTGTGGAGCTTCCACGGGGACCGGATCGCCGTCCGCTTCCAGTACGAGTGGCACGACGCCGACGGTCAGTGGTGGCGCAGCTACGGCAACGAGCTGTGGGAGTTCGACGAGCACGGTCTGATGCGGCGTCGTGAGGCCGCGATCAACGACGTCGCCATCGCCGAGGCCGACCGGCGCATCCACGGCCCCCGCGCCGCCGGCGACCACGGACCCGACCTCCCGCTCCGCTGA
- a CDS encoding D-alanyl-D-alanine carboxypeptidase family protein, with the protein MPAPKRTGRRPLLVTSATLLSLSVTAPAALAAPVPRPSPTATPPARMSTLGGVRLGQPGTQVNLAPGVPVLPKDLTARSWIVSDAESGEVLAAHNAHWRLPPASTLKMLFADTVLPRFPKGTRHTVVTSDLAGMGVGSSVVGMREGHSYTVHDLWLGVFLRSGNDAVRTLSAMSGGVAQTVRDMQEHAGELQALDTHVVSPDGYDAPGQVSSAYDLTLFARSGLQKKDFREYCSTVRATFGSATIQNTNRLLSGDTDVPVYPGIAGVKNGNTTHAGATLTAVAERGGKVLLVTVMNPEKHEHNEVYKEGAKLLDWGFRAAGKVNAVGELVPPKSAVPASGQPDAGASPAQAAGTGGSGSRPVASAPTGSGAGGAGVALAVAGGLLVLLCGGVFLVNRRWPLPDLMRRRARH; encoded by the coding sequence GTGCCCGCACCGAAGAGGACCGGCCGGCGACCCCTGCTGGTGACCTCCGCCACCCTGCTGTCCCTGTCCGTCACCGCGCCGGCCGCCCTCGCCGCGCCGGTTCCCCGACCGAGCCCGACGGCCACCCCGCCGGCCCGGATGTCCACCCTGGGCGGCGTCCGGCTGGGGCAGCCCGGCACCCAGGTCAACCTCGCCCCGGGCGTGCCCGTGCTGCCCAAGGACCTCACCGCCCGGTCCTGGATCGTCTCGGACGCCGAGTCGGGTGAGGTGCTGGCCGCGCACAACGCCCACTGGCGGCTGCCCCCGGCGAGCACACTGAAGATGCTGTTCGCCGACACCGTGCTGCCCCGCTTCCCCAAGGGGACCCGTCACACGGTCGTCACGTCGGACCTCGCGGGCATGGGCGTCGGCTCCAGTGTGGTCGGGATGCGGGAAGGGCACAGCTACACCGTCCACGACCTGTGGCTCGGGGTGTTCCTGCGCTCGGGCAACGACGCGGTGCGCACCCTGTCCGCGATGAGCGGCGGCGTCGCGCAGACCGTGCGGGACATGCAGGAGCACGCCGGGGAACTCCAGGCCCTGGACACCCACGTGGTCTCCCCCGACGGCTACGACGCGCCGGGGCAGGTGTCCTCGGCGTACGACCTGACGCTGTTCGCCCGGTCCGGGCTCCAGAAGAAGGACTTCCGCGAGTACTGCTCGACCGTGCGGGCGACGTTCGGGTCCGCCACGATCCAGAACACCAACCGGCTGCTGAGCGGAGACACCGACGTCCCCGTCTACCCGGGGATCGCCGGTGTGAAGAACGGCAACACCACGCACGCGGGTGCCACGCTCACCGCGGTCGCCGAGCGGGGCGGCAAGGTGCTGCTGGTCACGGTGATGAATCCGGAGAAGCACGAGCACAACGAGGTCTACAAGGAGGGCGCGAAGCTCCTCGACTGGGGTTTCCGGGCAGCCGGCAAGGTCAACGCGGTGGGCGAGCTGGTGCCGCCGAAGAGCGCCGTGCCGGCCTCCGGGCAGCCGGATGCCGGCGCGTCCCCCGCGCAGGCCGCCGGGACCGGCGGATCCGGTTCGCGGCCGGTGGCGAGCGCCCCCACCGGTTCGGGTGCCGGCGGCGCGGGGGTCGCCCTGGCCGTCGCGGGCGGTCTGCTGGTGCTGCTCTGCGGCGGGGTGTTCCTGGTCAACCGCCGGTGGCCGCTGCCCGATCTGATGCGGCGCCGGGCACGTCACTGA
- a CDS encoding glycine hydroxymethyltransferase produces the protein MPENSAPLSTESTAFRAALDVVRAVEPRVADAIGQEVADQREMLKLIASENYASPATLLAMGNWFSDKYAEGTVGRRFYAGCRNVDTVESLAAEHARELFGARHAYVQPHSGIDANLVAFWAVLADRVEAPFLEKTGARQVNDLTEADWAELRQAFGNQRMLGMSLDAGGHLTHGFRPNISGKMFDQRSYGTDPATGLIDYDALRAQARELKPLIIVAGYSAYPRLVNFRLMREIADEVGATLMVDMAHFAGLVAGKVLTGEFDPVPHAQIVTTTTHKSLRGPRGGMVLCDDSLKDQVDRGCPMVLGGPLPHVMAAKAVALAEARRPSFQDYAQRIVDNSRALAEGLMRRGATLVTGGTDNHLNLIDVATSYGLTGRQAEAALLDSGIVTNRNAIPADPNGAWYTSGIRVGTPALTTRGLGTAEMDEVAGLIDRVLTTTEPGTTKSGAPSRAAHVLDEKVAQEIAGRATDLVAGFPLYPEVDLG, from the coding sequence ATGCCCGAGAATTCCGCCCCCCTCTCCACCGAGTCCACGGCCTTCCGCGCCGCCCTCGACGTGGTCCGCGCCGTCGAGCCGCGCGTCGCGGACGCCATCGGCCAGGAGGTCGCCGACCAGCGCGAGATGCTCAAACTGATCGCCTCCGAGAACTACGCCTCCCCGGCGACCCTGCTCGCCATGGGCAACTGGTTCAGCGACAAGTACGCCGAGGGCACCGTCGGCCGCCGCTTCTACGCCGGCTGCCGCAACGTCGACACGGTCGAGTCCCTCGCCGCCGAGCACGCCCGCGAACTCTTCGGCGCCCGCCACGCCTACGTCCAGCCGCACTCCGGCATCGACGCCAACCTCGTCGCCTTCTGGGCCGTCCTCGCCGACCGCGTCGAGGCGCCCTTCCTGGAGAAGACCGGCGCCCGCCAGGTCAACGACCTGACCGAGGCCGACTGGGCCGAGCTGCGCCAGGCCTTCGGCAACCAGCGCATGCTCGGCATGTCCCTGGACGCCGGCGGCCACCTCACCCACGGATTCCGCCCGAACATCTCCGGCAAGATGTTCGACCAGCGCTCCTACGGCACCGACCCGGCCACCGGCCTGATCGACTACGACGCCCTGCGCGCCCAGGCCCGCGAGCTCAAGCCGCTGATCATCGTCGCCGGCTACTCCGCCTACCCCCGGCTGGTGAACTTCCGGCTCATGCGGGAGATCGCCGACGAGGTCGGCGCCACCCTCATGGTCGACATGGCGCACTTCGCCGGCCTGGTCGCCGGCAAGGTCCTCACCGGCGAATTCGACCCGGTCCCGCACGCGCAGATCGTCACCACGACCACCCACAAGTCCCTGCGCGGCCCGCGCGGCGGCATGGTCCTGTGCGACGACTCCCTCAAGGACCAGGTCGACCGCGGCTGCCCGATGGTCCTCGGCGGCCCGCTCCCGCACGTCATGGCCGCCAAGGCCGTCGCCCTGGCCGAGGCCCGCAGGCCGTCCTTCCAGGACTACGCCCAGCGCATCGTGGACAACTCCCGCGCGCTCGCCGAGGGCCTGATGCGCCGCGGCGCCACCCTGGTCACGGGCGGCACGGACAACCACCTCAACCTGATCGACGTCGCCACCTCCTACGGCCTCACCGGCCGCCAGGCCGAGGCGGCGCTCCTCGACTCGGGCATCGTCACCAACCGCAACGCCATCCCGGCCGACCCGAACGGCGCCTGGTACACCTCCGGCATCCGGGTCGGCACCCCCGCGCTCACCACCCGCGGCCTGGGCACGGCGGAGATGGACGAGGTGGCGGGTCTGATCGACCGTGTCCTGACCACCACCGAGCCGGGCACCACCAAGTCGGGCGCCCCCTCCCGGGCCGCCCACGTCCTGGACGAGAAGGTCGCGCAGGAGATCGCCGGGCGGGCCACCGACCTGGTGGCGGGCTTCCCGCTGTACCCGGAGGTCGACCTGGGCTGA
- a CDS encoding decaprenylphospho-beta-D-erythro-pentofuranosid-2-ulose 2-reductase, producing MKDATALPRSLLVLGGTSEIGLATARRLIARRTRTVWLAGRPSAALENAAASLRALGADVHTLGFDALDPASHETVLGKVFAEGAVDMVLLAFGVLGDQAHDERDPVRAVRVARTNYTGAVSVGLVTGRALQAQGHGSLVVLSSVAAERARRTDFIYGSSKAGLDTFAQGLGDALYGTGAHVMVVRPGFVRTRGTAGRHRPPLATTPEAVATAVELGLRRRSETVWVPGALRPVMWALRHAPRAVYRRLDV from the coding sequence ATGAAGGATGCCACCGCACTGCCGCGTTCCCTGCTCGTCCTCGGCGGCACGTCCGAGATCGGGCTGGCCACCGCGCGCCGGCTGATCGCCCGCCGCACCCGCACGGTGTGGCTGGCGGGCCGCCCCTCCGCCGCCCTGGAGAACGCCGCCGCGAGCCTGCGCGCGCTCGGCGCCGACGTGCACACCCTCGGCTTCGACGCGCTCGACCCCGCATCCCACGAGACCGTCCTCGGCAAGGTGTTCGCCGAGGGTGCCGTCGACATGGTGCTGCTCGCGTTCGGCGTCCTCGGCGACCAGGCCCACGACGAACGCGACCCGGTGCGTGCGGTGCGGGTCGCCCGGACCAACTACACCGGGGCCGTCTCGGTGGGGCTGGTCACCGGCCGCGCCCTCCAGGCGCAGGGGCACGGTTCCCTCGTCGTCCTGTCCTCCGTCGCCGCCGAACGCGCCCGCCGCACCGACTTCATCTACGGCTCCAGCAAGGCCGGCCTCGACACCTTCGCCCAGGGCCTGGGCGACGCCCTGTACGGCACCGGCGCGCACGTCATGGTCGTACGCCCCGGGTTCGTCCGGACCCGCGGAACGGCCGGCCGGCACCGGCCCCCGCTCGCCACCACACCGGAGGCGGTCGCCACCGCCGTCGAACTCGGCCTGCGCCGCCGCTCGGAGACGGTGTGGGTGCCGGGGGCGCTCCGCCCGGTGATGTGGGCGCTGCGGCACGCGCCGCGCGCGGTGTACCGCCGGCTGGACGTCTGA
- a CDS encoding glutathionylspermidine synthase family protein, producing the protein MERRTINPRPGWQRTVEAQGLIYPLTRHPDGSLRPYWDESAYYVFTLDEVEALEETVGELHRMCLAAAGHIVAEDRFADLGITDPRVAAAVAESWHRRDELPSLYGRFDLRYDGTGPAVLLEYNADTPTSLVEAASSQWFWMEDRFPGADQWNSLHERLVDAWRAQAALLPPGSPLHFAHSAADELGEDLMTVAYLKETAEQAGLTTDWLAMEEIGWDSLSGRFVDNRLGFIRALFKLYPWEWLTTDAFGRHVLDTLDNGGGTGSTLWIEPAWKMLLSNKALLAILWELYPGHPNLLPAHLDGPRELAASAGYVAKPLLGREGEGVTVHKPGAPAVLRDEPCCYQQFAPLPAFDGNHVVLGAWVVRDEPAGLGLRESSGLITDEYARFLPHVIL; encoded by the coding sequence ATGGAACGCCGCACCATCAACCCCCGCCCCGGCTGGCAGCGGACCGTCGAGGCCCAGGGGCTGATCTACCCGCTCACCCGCCACCCCGACGGCTCCCTGCGCCCCTACTGGGACGAGAGCGCCTACTACGTCTTCACCCTGGACGAGGTGGAGGCGCTGGAGGAGACCGTCGGCGAACTGCACCGCATGTGCCTGGCGGCGGCCGGGCACATCGTGGCCGAGGACCGGTTCGCCGACCTCGGCATCACCGACCCGCGGGTGGCCGCGGCCGTCGCCGAGTCCTGGCACCGCCGTGACGAACTCCCCTCCCTCTACGGCCGTTTCGACCTGCGCTACGACGGCACCGGCCCGGCCGTGCTGCTGGAGTACAACGCCGACACCCCGACCTCCCTGGTGGAGGCCGCCTCGTCGCAGTGGTTCTGGATGGAGGACCGCTTCCCCGGCGCCGACCAGTGGAACTCCCTGCACGAACGGCTGGTCGACGCCTGGCGCGCGCAGGCCGCGCTCCTGCCGCCCGGCAGCCCCCTGCACTTCGCGCACTCCGCCGCCGACGAACTCGGCGAGGACCTGATGACGGTCGCCTATCTGAAGGAGACCGCCGAACAGGCCGGTCTCACCACCGACTGGCTCGCCATGGAGGAGATCGGCTGGGACAGCCTCTCCGGCCGTTTCGTCGACAACCGGCTCGGCTTCATCCGCGCCCTCTTCAAGCTCTACCCCTGGGAGTGGCTCACCACCGACGCCTTCGGCCGGCACGTCCTGGACACCCTCGACAACGGCGGCGGGACCGGCAGCACCCTGTGGATCGAACCCGCCTGGAAGATGCTGCTGAGCAACAAGGCCCTGCTGGCGATCCTCTGGGAGCTGTACCCCGGGCACCCCAATCTCCTGCCCGCCCACCTGGACGGCCCCCGCGAGCTGGCCGCGTCCGCCGGCTACGTCGCCAAACCCCTCCTCGGCCGCGAGGGCGAGGGCGTCACCGTGCACAAGCCCGGCGCGCCCGCGGTGCTCCGCGACGAGCCCTGCTGCTACCAGCAGTTCGCCCCCCTCCCCGCCTTCGACGGCAACCACGTCGTCCTCGGCGCCTGGGTCGTCCGGGACGAACCGGCCGGCCTCGGTCTGCGCGAGTCCTCCGGCCTGATCACCGACGAGTACGCCCGTTTCCTGCCCCACGTGATCCTCTGA
- a CDS encoding 2'-5' RNA ligase family protein, with product MGTVTIGVSIAVPEPHGSLLQERRAGFGDAAAHGIPTHVTLLPPTEVDEAALPAVDAHLSEVATAGRPFPMRLSGTGTFRPLSPVVYVRVVRGAEACARLQQRIRDASGPVARELQFPYHPHVTVAHGIDDAAMDRAFEELAGFDAEWPCTGFALYEQGADGVWRKLREYPFGGAVVPPQAGHADVGRGTPAGR from the coding sequence GTGGGGACCGTAACGATCGGCGTGTCGATCGCGGTCCCGGAGCCTCACGGCAGCCTGCTCCAGGAGCGGCGCGCGGGCTTCGGCGACGCCGCGGCTCACGGCATCCCCACGCACGTCACGCTGCTGCCGCCGACCGAGGTGGACGAGGCCGCCCTGCCGGCCGTCGACGCGCACCTCTCCGAGGTCGCCACGGCCGGCCGGCCGTTCCCGATGCGGCTGTCCGGTACGGGCACCTTCCGGCCCCTGTCACCGGTGGTCTACGTCCGGGTCGTCCGGGGCGCCGAGGCCTGCGCCCGGCTGCAGCAGCGGATCCGCGACGCCTCCGGCCCGGTGGCGCGCGAGCTGCAGTTCCCCTACCACCCGCACGTCACCGTGGCCCACGGCATCGACGACGCGGCGATGGACCGCGCCTTCGAGGAACTGGCGGGCTTCGACGCCGAGTGGCCGTGCACCGGCTTCGCGCTCTACGAACAGGGCGCCGACGGGGTGTGGCGCAAGCTGCGCGAGTACCCCTTCGGCGGAGCGGTGGTACCGCCCCAGGCCGGCCACGCGGACGTCGGACGCGGCACGCCGGCGGGCCGCTAG